A window of Mercenaria mercenaria strain notata chromosome 16, MADL_Memer_1, whole genome shotgun sequence contains these coding sequences:
- the LOC128549325 gene encoding uncharacterized protein LOC128549325, translating into MVYEVPISLIETLEQTVSKYLKRWLGLPPSFTNIGLYGKSTNLQLPLTALTEEYKVTKAKFLLTLRDSADEKISKAGIDVRTRRRWSVQQAVDQAEANLRHRDIVVITNIGREGFGQRHQQRLEQANRLEKWSMVQKEIRRSEDQARSARSVQMPVQCAWTKWTVPERTLTWQELWKYEPLQLSFLLRSVYDLLPTPANLHRWKLADDQNCPLCNGRGSLQHTLSSCKTALTQVRYRWRHDQVFRELADTLERERKKPRTPKKGPQFIPFVKEGGKKTTTTSTSGLLDEARSWEMRVDLGRKLVFPDIIQTNLRPDIVLWSQSPKKVILVELTVPWEERTEEAYERKSAKYQDLADACNEAGWKTHLFPVEVGCRGFQAQSLWRMLGTLGIKGKVRKAIAHAVGKAAERASSWLWLRRNDKEWQPSQTSSA; encoded by the coding sequence ATGGTATATGAAGTACCAATCAGCCTAATCGAGACGCTAGAGCAAACTGTGAGCAAGTATCTCAAGAGATGGCTCGGGTTACCACCATCTTTTACCAACATTGGGTTGTATGGCAAGTCGACAAATCTCCAGTTGCCATTAACTGCGCTAACAGAGGAGTACAAGGTGACAAAAGCGAAATTCCTGCTCACCCTGAGGGATTCCGCAGATGAGAAGATCAGTAAAGCGGGCATAGACGTCAGAACAAGAAGAAGGTGGTCCGTACAGCAAGCAGTTGACCAGGCTGAAGCTAATCTTAGGCACAGGGACATAGTCGTTATCACGAACATCGGGAGAGAAGGGTTTGGACAAAGACATCAGCAACGCTTGGAACAGGCAAACAGGCTGGAAAAATGGTCCATGGTTCAGAAAGAGATTCGGAGAAGTGAGGATCAAGCCAGGTCTGCAAGATCCGTGCAGATGCCAGTGCAGTGTGCATGGACAAAATGGACCGTTCCAGAAAGAACACTTACCTGGCAGGAGTTGTGGAAGTATGAACCACTTCAACTCAGCTTCCTTCTTCGGTCAGTGTATGACCTACTTCCAACACCAGCAAATCTCCACAGGTGGAAGCTCGCAGATGACCAAAACTGCCCACTGTGCAATGGAAGGGGCAGCCTCCAGCACACTCTCTCATCCTGTAAAACTGCGTTGACACAGGTGCGTTACCGCTGGCGCCATGACCAAGTCTTCCGCGAGCTGGCAGATACCTTGGAAAGGGAGAGAAAGAAACCACGAACTCCCAAGAAAGGACCCCAGTTCATCCCATTTGTTAAGGAAGGAGGGAAGAAGACCACAACCACTAGCACATCTGGCCTGCTAGATGAAGCCAGAAGTTGGGAAATGCGTGTGGATCTGGGAAGAAAGCTGGTGTTTCCGGACATCATACAAACAAACCTACGTCCAGACATTGTGCTGTGGTCACAGTCTCCAAAGAAGGTGATACTGGTGGAACTGACTGTGCCCTGGGAGGAGAGAACAGAAGAAGCGTATGAACGTAAGTCAGCCAAGTACCAAGACCTGGCAGATGCCTGCAACGAAGCGGGATGGAAAACACATTTATTCCCGGTAGAAGTCGGCTGCAGAGGATTCCAAGCCCAGTCACTATGGAGAATGCTTGGCACATTGGGCATCAAAGGGAAAGTAAGGAAAGCCATAGCCCATGCAGTAGGAAAAGCTGCCGAGAGAGCGTCCAGTTGGCTCTGGTTACGCCGAAATGATAAGGAATGGCAGCCATCGCAGACAAGCAGTGCCTGA